The window GGAGAACTCACGTTTCGTCCCGTCGGCCGGGCTCTCGGTGGACGTCTCGCCGCCAGGATCGACACCGCCGTCGGCGGCGTCGTCCTTGTCGAAGGACTTCGGCAGTCTGCGCAGGTGCCTGTTCATCGACCACACCAGGAAGAAGACCGCGACCAGCAGCAGGAGCAGCACGATCAGCCCGACCGGGCTGGCCTTGCCGAAGTCCGGACCCGTCTGCCGGGGTTCGTCCTGGGCGAGCACACCTGCCATCAGGTCCATGCCGAGCAGTACGACGTCATTCACGATCAGTCACCCAAATCCTCGATCCCGGCGAACAGGTCGGTCTCGGGCAGCACCACCGGCACCCTGGACCGCGCCAGTTCGAACTCCTCCGTCGGCCAGAGCCGCTGTTGCCACTCCATCGGAGTGGTGAAAAAGAAACTGTTCGGGTCGATCTGTGTCGCATGGGCGAGGAGTGCGTCGTCCCGCTTCCCGAAGTACTTCGCGCACTCGATCCGCGTCGTCACCCTCTTGTCGAGGACGTCGTCGTCGGGATCCCACTTCTCCAGCCACTTCGCGAACGGGCCCTCTTCGCCGTGCTTGGCGAACTCATCCTGCAGGACCTGCATCCGCTGCCGGAGGAAGCCGTGGTTGTAGTAGAGCTTGGACACACTCCACGGCTCACCGGCGTCCGGGTAGAGCAGATGGTCGGCGGCCGCCTCGTACGCGGCGACCGACACCTGATGGCACTTGATGTGGTCGGGGTGCGGATAGCCGCCGTTCTCGTCATAGGTGGTCATGACGTGGGGCCTGAAGTCGCGGATCACCTTGACCAGCGCCTCGGTGGGCACCTCGAGCGGCTCCAGCGCGAAGCAGCCCTCCGGCAGTGGCGGCAGCGGGTCGCCCTCGGGCAACCCGGAGTCGACGAACCCGAGCCAGTGGTGTTCGACACCGAGGATCTCCGCGGCCCGCGCCATCTCGTCGATCCTGATCTCGTGGATACGTCCGTGCACCTCGGGCAGGTCCATCGCCGGGTTGAGGATGTCGCCGCGCTCGCCGCCGGTCAGGGTCACGACCATCACCCGAACGCCCTCGTCGACGTAGCGCGCCATCGCCGCGGCACCCTTGCTGGACTCGTCATCCGGGTGCGCGTGCACGGCCATCAAGCGGAGTTCGCTCAACCTGGTCCTTCTCGATAGTTTCGATGCTGGGGCACTCACGCATCAGTTCAACCACGCGACGGGCCCTATAGTTCCAGGTCTAGTAGACCCATCCGACCGACGGGCATGCAAAACGAGATGATCGAGCGTCCCACCGCCCGCTACGGCAGGCAGACGATGTCCCGGCGCACCCGGCGATGGATCGCCGCCGGCCTGACCGCACTCGTGGTGGTCATCGGTGTCGCCGTCGCCGCCGTGGCCTTCAGCCGATTCGGCTCCAGTGACGTCAAGGGCGAGATGGCCGGCTACGAGCTCGTCGACCCCCACACCGTCGACGTGACCATCAGCGTCACCCGCGATGACCCGTCCCGGCCCGCGGTCTGCATCGTGCGCGCGCGCAGCAGAGACGGCGACGAGACGGGGCGCCGCGAACTGCTCGTGCCACCCTCGTCCGAGACGACGGTGCAGGTCAGGACCACTGTGAAGTCGAGCAGGCCCGCGGTGATCGGCGACATCTACGGTTGCGGGATCGACGTGCCGGACTATCTGGTCACCGGCTGACGGGCAAACGCCGGGCGACGATTCGCCTGCGAAATCGTGAGATCCGGGTGGACCCCCGGTGCTATGCTCGATCGATACACGGTTCCTGCTGGGGCCGTGTATTGCTGCATTTTGGAGCTCAGCAACGACGCTCGACTGCGGCGGTACACCGTTTGTGACCCCGGCCCGTGGCGAGATCGCGACAATGCGACACAGCGCGAAGCAACAACGACAGGAGCGCGACATGACTGACACCCAGGTCACCTGGCTCACCGAAGAGGCCTACGACCGGCTCAAGGCGGAGCTCGACCAGCTGATCGC is drawn from Mycolicibacterium gilvum and contains these coding sequences:
- the mca gene encoding mycothiol conjugate amidase Mca; protein product: MSELRLMAVHAHPDDESSKGAAAMARYVDEGVRVMVVTLTGGERGDILNPAMDLPEVHGRIHEIRIDEMARAAEILGVEHHWLGFVDSGLPEGDPLPPLPEGCFALEPLEVPTEALVKVIRDFRPHVMTTYDENGGYPHPDHIKCHQVSVAAYEAAADHLLYPDAGEPWSVSKLYYNHGFLRQRMQVLQDEFAKHGEEGPFAKWLEKWDPDDDVLDKRVTTRIECAKYFGKRDDALLAHATQIDPNSFFFTTPMEWQQRLWPTEEFELARSRVPVVLPETDLFAGIEDLGD
- a CDS encoding DUF4307 domain-containing protein, translating into MIERPTARYGRQTMSRRTRRWIAAGLTALVVVIGVAVAAVAFSRFGSSDVKGEMAGYELVDPHTVDVTISVTRDDPSRPAVCIVRARSRDGDETGRRELLVPPSSETTVQVRTTVKSSRPAVIGDIYGCGIDVPDYLVTG